Sequence from the Enhydrobacter sp. genome:
CATCTCAGCCGCGACGTCACCGGTGTGCGCCCCCGTCGCCTTGCCGTGGCAATCCTGGCCTCCGACCAGCACACGGCTCCCCGTCACCGCCTCGGCGACCGCGGCGAGCCAGAGTGCGGGAGGGCAAACGACGACGTCGCGGTCGCTCCAGCCGGCAGCACTTGCACCCGCCGCCGTCGCCTTGGCGAGGGCGATCGCCTCCTCCCGGAGGCCGTTCATCTTCCAGTTTCCGGCGATCATAGGCCGTCGCGAACGCGCCATGGGTTCCCTCGTTCCAAACTCGCATCGGCTGTCTAGCGGCGAGGCCGTTTGCGGTCAAAGGGCGCCGATGGTAGGCATTCCGCCCTCGCTCTTTCGACTGCCAAAAGTCCGCCCCGTGAATCAATTCAAGAAATACGCCCGCTACATCGTCCTTACGGTTCTCTTCGGCATGCTGATCATCAGCTTCGCCTTCTGGGGCATCGGCGACATGCTGCGCCTGGGCGGCCGCGGTGCGACCGTGGCCCATGTCGGCGGCACCCACATCCCGCTCTACGGATGGCTCGGTGGAACCTCGGTGACGGTCGATGAGGTGCGTGACCGCTTCAACCGGCAACTCGAGCAGATCCAGCGGCAGACCGGCCAGCGCCCCGAACCCGTCCAGGCCGTGCGTTTCGGACTGCATCTGCGTGCGCTCGAAGACGTCATTCAGCGCGCCGTCATCGACAACGCCATCCGCGAGTATGGACTGTCGATCAGCGACGACGATGTCCGGACCGTGATCGCCCGCAATCCCGCCTTCCAGGGCACAGGCGGCACATTCGATCCCCTGCTCTATCGCGACCGCCTGCGGCAGGCTCGCATTCCCGAGGCACTCTATGTCGCCGACGTACGGCGCGAGATCGCCTCGAGCCAGCTGTTCGGCGTCGTGCGCACCGACGGCCTCGCGCCGACCAGCCTGCGCGACGACATCTTCAAGATGGAGAGCGAGAAGCGGGTTGCCGAAACCGTCTATGTCCCCGATTCGATCGTCGTCGACGTACCCAAGCCAACGGCCGACCAGCTCAACGCGTACTTCGACGCCAACAAGAGCGCGTTCCAGATACCGGAATACCGGGCCTTCTCCTACGTGCTGATGACGGTCGACGACGTCAAGGACCAGGTGACGGTCACGCCGGAGCAACTGAAGCAGGAGTACGAGGCGCGCTCCGGCCAGTTCGGCTCCGCCGAGAAGCGCGACGTCGACCAGGCGATGACCGACTCGGAGGACAAGGCCAAGCAGCTCATTGCCGCCGCCCAAGGCGGGAAGTCGTTGGAAGACGCCGCCAAGGACGTGCTGGGCAGCAGCGACGGCGTCATCAATCTCGGCCCCATCGAGAAGAAGGATCTGCCGCCCGGTCCGCTCGCCGATGGCGTGTTCGCCCAGCCCGAAGGATTGGCTCCCGCCCCGATCCAGTCGCCGCTGGGCTGGCACGTGGTGCGGGTGAACAAGATTGAGCCCGGCAAGGTCATCCCCTTCGAGGAAGCCAAGGACAAGCTGGAAGCCGAGTTGAAGGCGCAGCAGACGCCCGACTTGCTGATCAAGCTGGTGACCGATTTCGAGCGCTCCCTAAGCAAGACCCAGTCGATGAGCGAATCGGCCCAGGAACTCGGCCTCAAGGTGCGCACCTACGACAATGTCGATGCCCAGGGCCAGGACCCGTCGGGCAACCAGGTCGTCATCGGCCCCGCGGCAAGCGAGCTGGTCCACGCGGCCTTCGGCACGCGCGAGAGCAGCGAAAGCCTTCTGCTGGAGACTCAGCAGGGCGAGTACTTCGTCGTGCGGACGGATCGCATCACCCCGGCCCGCACCCCCACTCTATCCGAAGTCGAGGCCAAGGTCGTCGAGGCCTGGCAGGCGCAGGAGCGGCGCAAGCTGGCGGACGAGAAGGTCAAAGTCATCGTCGAGAAGGCCAATTCAGGCGCCGATCTCGATGCCATAGCGAAGGAACTCGGGCTGGAAGTCCGCACTACCAAGCCGGTCACGCGTTTCGAATCCGATTCGGGCAACTACCTCACTCAACAGGCGGCGCAGGCGCTCTTCAAGCTGGCGCCGGGCAAGGCCGAGGCCGTGCGCAGCACCGAGGGCAGCGTGATCGTGCGCACCAAGGCGATCGATTCCGCCGATCTGGCCAAGGAGACCGAGGCTCTCGGCCGCTTCGCGACGCAGCTCGACTCGATGATCGCCACCGACCTCGTCACCCAGCTCCTGACGGCGCTGCGCCTGAAGTACGGCGTGTCGCTCGACGAAGCGGCCTTCGCCGCCGC
This genomic interval carries:
- a CDS encoding SurA N-terminal domain-containing protein: MNQFKKYARYIVLTVLFGMLIISFAFWGIGDMLRLGGRGATVAHVGGTHIPLYGWLGGTSVTVDEVRDRFNRQLEQIQRQTGQRPEPVQAVRFGLHLRALEDVIQRAVIDNAIREYGLSISDDDVRTVIARNPAFQGTGGTFDPLLYRDRLRQARIPEALYVADVRREIASSQLFGVVRTDGLAPTSLRDDIFKMESEKRVAETVYVPDSIVVDVPKPTADQLNAYFDANKSAFQIPEYRAFSYVLMTVDDVKDQVTVTPEQLKQEYEARSGQFGSAEKRDVDQAMTDSEDKAKQLIAAAQGGKSLEDAAKDVLGSSDGVINLGPIEKKDLPPGPLADGVFAQPEGLAPAPIQSPLGWHVVRVNKIEPGKVIPFEEAKDKLEAELKAQQTPDLLIKLVTDFERSLSKTQSMSESAQELGLKVRTYDNVDAQGQDPSGNQVVIGPAASELVHAAFGTRESSESLLLETQQGEYFVVRTDRITPARTPTLSEVEAKVVEAWQAQERRKLADEKVKVIVEKANSGADLDAIAKELGLEVRTTKPVTRFESDSGNYLTQQAAQALFKLAPGKAEAVRSTEGSVIVRTKAIDSADLAKETEALGRFATQLDSMIATDLVTQLLTALRLKYGVSLDEAAFAAAFSSPEQPTP